The following proteins come from a genomic window of Salvia hispanica cultivar TCC Black 2014 chromosome 4, UniMelb_Shisp_WGS_1.0, whole genome shotgun sequence:
- the LOC125219138 gene encoding cineole synthase 1, chloroplastic-like, translated as MSSILMQSVIPRHTHFIAFSKRHCFTTTTIATSRGSQLARCSLQIERRTGGYQPSLWDFNAIQSFDLEYTKVITREAISKEASLIEQVKMLLMQEQRLEMIDDLRRLGISCHFREEIAQILNSEYLNNDHERDLYSTALRFRLLRQHDFTVSQEVFDCYKNDKGTDFEPSLCEDTKGLLQLYEASFLSVQGEETLQLAREFATKSLQKRVNDRETDDGDINLLSSVEAALEFPSHWMVQMPNAKSSIDAYKKRHDMNPIVLELAILDINIVQAQFLQELKETSRWWESTGLVQELPFIRDRIVECYYWTTGKVERHEHGFERIMLTKINALVTTIDDIYDVYGTLEELQLFTDAIRRWDIGSIDQLPPYMKVCYLALYNFVNEMGYYTLKDKGFNSIPFLRKTWVDLVETYLIEANWYHKRHKPSLEEYINNAWISIGGVPILSHLFFRLTDSIEEEDVESMHKYHDIVRASCTILRLADDMGTSLDEVERGDVPKSVQCYMNENNASEEEARKHVRSLIEQTWRMMNKEMMDSPFSICFVEVCANLSRMAQFIYQRECDGFGMEHSLVNKQLRSLLFDPYE; from the exons ATGTCGAGTATCTTAATGCAATCTGTGATTCCTAGGCACACCCATTTTATCGCGTTTTCAAAACGACATTGTTTCACTACTACAACCATTGCCACTTCTCGTGGCAGCCAGCTGGCCCGATGCTCGTTGCAAATTGAACGACGAACAGGAGGTTACCAGCCTAGTCTTTGGGATTTCAACGCTATTCAATCGTTCGACCTTGAGTACACTAAGGTAATTACGA GAGAGGCAATTAGCAAGGAGGCAAGTCTGATTGAGCAAGTGAAGATGTTGCTTATGCAAGAACAACGTTTGGAGATGATTGATGACCTTCGAAGACTAGGTATATCTTGCCATTTCCGCGAAGAAATCGCTCAAATATTAAACTCCGAGTATTTGAACAATGATCATGAAAGGGATTTGTACTCAACAGCTCTTCGATTCAGGCTTCTTAGACAACACGACTTCACCGTCTCTCAAG AAGTGTTTGATTGTTACAAGAATGACAAGGGTACTGATTTTGAGCCAAGCCTCTGCGAGGATACCAAAGGATTGTTACAGCTCTACGAAGCTTCGTTCCTATCAGTACAAGGCGAAGAGACCCTCCAACTAGCAAGAGAATTTGCTACTAAATCTCTGCAGAAAAGAGTAAATGATCGTGAAACCGATGATGGAGACATTAATCTCTTATCATCCGTGGAAGCTGCGTTGGAGTTCCCTTCTCACTGGATGGTTCAAATGCCAAATGCAAAATCCTCCATCGATGCTTACAAGAAGAGACATGACATGAATCCAATTGTGCTAGAGCTAGCCATATTGGACATCAACATTGTTCAAGCACAATTTCTACAAGAACTCAAAGAGACCTCAAG atgGTGGGAGAGTACTGGGCTTGTTCAAGAGCTTCCCTTCATTAGAGATAGAATAGTGGAATGCTACTATTGGACGACCGGGAAGGTTGAACGTCATGAACATGGCTTTGAGAGGATAATGCTTACCAAAATAAATGCTCTTGTTACAACTATAGATGATATATATGATGTTTATGGTACTCTTGAAGAGCTCCAACTATTCACAGATGCTATTCGAAG ATGGGATATTGGATCAATTGACCAACTTCCCCCTTACATGAAAGTATGTTATCTTGCGCTTTACAACTTTGTTAATGAGATGGGATACTATACTCTCAAGGATAAAGGCTTCAACTCCATCCCATTTCTGCGGAAAACG TGGGTTGATTTGGTCGAGACATATTTGATAGAGGCAAATTGGTACCACAAGAGGCATAAACCTAGCTTGGAAGAATATATCAACAATGCTTGGATATCAATTGGAGGTGTCCCCATTTTATCCCACCTTTTTTTCCGACTAACAGATTCGATAGAGGAGGAGGATGTCGAAAGCATGCATAAATACCATGATATTGTCCGTGCATCATGTACGATTCTAAGGCTCGCTGATGATATGGGAACATCATTG GATGAGGTGGAGAGAGGCGACGTGCCAAAATCAGTTCAGTGTTACATGAATGAAAACAATGCTTCGGAAGAAGAGGCGCGAAAGCATGTTCGATCACTGATAGAGCAGACATGGAGGATGATGAATAAGGAAATGATGGATTCTCCATTTTCAATATGTTTTGTTGAAGTGTGCGCTAATCTGAGTAGAATGGCACAGTTCATATACCAGAGGGAATGTGATGGATTTGGCATGGAACACTCATTGGTGAACAAACAACTTAGAAGCTTGTTGTTCGATCCCTATGAATAA